In Struthio camelus isolate bStrCam1 chromosome 4, bStrCam1.hap1, whole genome shotgun sequence, a genomic segment contains:
- the ATP6V1B1 gene encoding V-type proton ATPase subunit B, kidney isoform isoform X1, with protein MAVQSSQHWRPSRRLRTSRALWGRRGGSRWRGAQSARSGVLHWSRVLQRSKAPCQSKFAQYAEIVNFTLPNGGSRSGQVLEVAGSKAVVQVFEGTSGIDAKKTSCEFTGDILRTPVSEDMLGRVFNGSAKPIDNGPPVMPEDFLDINGQPINPHGRIYPEEMIQTGISPIDVMNSIARGQKIPIFSAAGLPHNEIAAQICRQAGLVKKSKDVMDYHEDNFAIVFAAMGVNMETARFFKSDFEENGSMENVCLFLNLANDPTIERIITPRLALTAAEFLAYQCEKHVLVILTDMSSYAEALREVSAAREEVPGRRGFPGYMYTDLATIYERAGRVEGRNGSITQIPILTMPNDDITHPIPDLTGFITEGQIYVDRQLHNRQIYPPINVLPSLSRLMKSAIGEGMTRKDHGDVSNQLYACYAIGKDVQAMKAVVGEEALSADDLLYLEFLQKFEKHFVAQGPYENRTVFESLDVGWQLLRIFPKQLLKRIPESILAEYYPREAKAPAPRPAGPAL; from the exons ATGGCGGTCCAAAGTTCACAGCACTGGAGGCCGTCCCGGAGGCTGAGAACGAGCCGGGCTTTGTGGGGCAGAAGAGGAGGCAGCCGTTGGCGGGGGGCCCAGAGCGCCCGGAGCGGGGTGCTGCACTGGAGCAGGGTGCTGCAGCGGAGCAAGGCTCCATGCCAGAGCAAG TTTGCCCAGTACGCCGAGATCGTGAACTTCACGCTGCCCAACGGCGGCAGCCGCAGCGGccaggtgctggaggtggcgggcTCCAAAGCCGTGGTGCAG GTGTTTGAGGGAACATCTGGGATCGATGCCAAGAAAACCTCCTGCGAGTTTACCGGGGACATCCTCCGGACGCCGGTGTCCGAAGACATGCTCG GTCGGGTCTTCAACGGGTCTGCGAAGCCCATTGACAACGGCCCCCCGGTGATGCCTGAGGACTTCCTCGACATTAACG GGCAGCCCATCAACCCCCACGGCCGCATCTACCCCGAGGAGATGATCCAGACGGGCATCTCGCCCATCGACGTGATGAACAGCATCGCCCGGGGGCAGAAGATCCCCATCTTCTCCGCCGCCGGCCTGCCGCACAACGAG ATCGCCGCTCAGATCTGCCGGCAAGCCGGCCTGGTGAAGAAGTCCAAGGACGTGATGGACTACCACGAGGACAACTTCGCCATCGTCTTCGCCGCCATGGGG GTGAACATGGAAACGGCCCGCTTCTTCAAGTCGGACTTCGAGGAGAACGGCTCCATGGAGAACGTGTGCCTCTTCCTCAACCTGGCCAACGACCCCAC CATCGAGCGCATCATCACGCCCCGGCTGGCGCTGACCGCCGCCGAGTTCCTGGCCTACCAGTGCGAGAAGCACGTGCTGGTCATCCTGACCGACATGAGCTCCTACGCCGAGGCCCTGCGCGAG GTCTCGGCGGCCAGAGAGGAGGTACCCGGGCGCCGCGGCTTCCCCGGCTACATGTACACCGACCTGGCCACCATCTACGAGCGGGCCGGGCGCGTGGAGGGCAGGAACGGCTCCATCACGCAGATCCCCATCCTGACCATGCCCAACGACG aTATCACCCACCCCATCCCCGACCTGACCGGCTTCATCACCGAGGGGCAGATCTACGTGGACCGGCAGCTGCACAACAGGCAG ATCTACCCCCCCATAAACGTGCTGCCCTCGCTGTCCCGCCTGATGAAGTCGGCCATCGGCGAGGGCATGACCAGGAAGGACCATGGCGACGTTTCCAACCAGCTG TACGCCTGCTACGCCATCGGGAAGGACGTGCAGGCGATGAAGGCCGTGGTGGGCGAGGAGGCGCTCTCGGCCGACGACCTGCTCTACCTGGAGTTCCTGCAGAAGTTCGAGAAGCACTTCGTCGCCCagg GCCCCTACGAGAACCGCACCGTCTTCGAGTCCCTGGACGTCGGCTGGCAGCTGCTGCGCATCTTccccaagcagctgctgaaacGCATCCCCGAGAGCATCCTGGCCGAGTACTACCCGCGCGAGGCCaaggcgccggccccgcggccggccggccccgcgctgtGA
- the ATP6V1B1 gene encoding V-type proton ATPase subunit B, kidney isoform isoform X2: MAVQSSQHWRPSRRLRTSRALWGRRGGSRWRGAQSARSGVLHWSRVLQRSKAPCQSKFAQYAEIVNFTLPNGGSRSGQVLEVAGSKAVVQVFEGTSGIDAKKTSCEFTGDILRTPVSEDMLGRVFNGSAKPIDNGPPVMPEDFLDINGQPINPHGRIYPEEMIQTGISPIDVMNSIARGQKIPIFSAAGLPHNEIAAQICRQAGLVKKSKDVMDYHEDNFAIVFAAMGVNMETARFFKSDFEENGSMENVCLFLNLANDPTIERIITPRLALTAAEFLAYQCEKHVLVILTDMSSYAEALREVSAAREEVPGRRGFPGYMYTDLATIYERAGRVEGRNGSITQIPILTMPNDDITHPIPDLTGFITEGQIYVDRQLHNRQIYPPINVLPSLSRLMKSAIGEGMTRKDHGDVSNQLAPTRTAPSSSPWTSAGSCCASSPSSC; encoded by the exons ATGGCGGTCCAAAGTTCACAGCACTGGAGGCCGTCCCGGAGGCTGAGAACGAGCCGGGCTTTGTGGGGCAGAAGAGGAGGCAGCCGTTGGCGGGGGGCCCAGAGCGCCCGGAGCGGGGTGCTGCACTGGAGCAGGGTGCTGCAGCGGAGCAAGGCTCCATGCCAGAGCAAG TTTGCCCAGTACGCCGAGATCGTGAACTTCACGCTGCCCAACGGCGGCAGCCGCAGCGGccaggtgctggaggtggcgggcTCCAAAGCCGTGGTGCAG GTGTTTGAGGGAACATCTGGGATCGATGCCAAGAAAACCTCCTGCGAGTTTACCGGGGACATCCTCCGGACGCCGGTGTCCGAAGACATGCTCG GTCGGGTCTTCAACGGGTCTGCGAAGCCCATTGACAACGGCCCCCCGGTGATGCCTGAGGACTTCCTCGACATTAACG GGCAGCCCATCAACCCCCACGGCCGCATCTACCCCGAGGAGATGATCCAGACGGGCATCTCGCCCATCGACGTGATGAACAGCATCGCCCGGGGGCAGAAGATCCCCATCTTCTCCGCCGCCGGCCTGCCGCACAACGAG ATCGCCGCTCAGATCTGCCGGCAAGCCGGCCTGGTGAAGAAGTCCAAGGACGTGATGGACTACCACGAGGACAACTTCGCCATCGTCTTCGCCGCCATGGGG GTGAACATGGAAACGGCCCGCTTCTTCAAGTCGGACTTCGAGGAGAACGGCTCCATGGAGAACGTGTGCCTCTTCCTCAACCTGGCCAACGACCCCAC CATCGAGCGCATCATCACGCCCCGGCTGGCGCTGACCGCCGCCGAGTTCCTGGCCTACCAGTGCGAGAAGCACGTGCTGGTCATCCTGACCGACATGAGCTCCTACGCCGAGGCCCTGCGCGAG GTCTCGGCGGCCAGAGAGGAGGTACCCGGGCGCCGCGGCTTCCCCGGCTACATGTACACCGACCTGGCCACCATCTACGAGCGGGCCGGGCGCGTGGAGGGCAGGAACGGCTCCATCACGCAGATCCCCATCCTGACCATGCCCAACGACG aTATCACCCACCCCATCCCCGACCTGACCGGCTTCATCACCGAGGGGCAGATCTACGTGGACCGGCAGCTGCACAACAGGCAG ATCTACCCCCCCATAAACGTGCTGCCCTCGCTGTCCCGCCTGATGAAGTCGGCCATCGGCGAGGGCATGACCAGGAAGGACCATGGCGACGTTTCCAACCAGCTG GCCCCTACGAGAACCGCACCGTCTTCGAGTCCCTGGACGTCGGCTGGCAGCTGCTGCGCATCTTccccaagcagctgctga